In Desulfomonile tiedjei DSM 6799, a genomic segment contains:
- a CDS encoding portal protein, translating to MNPTRKQDEIFEYVTSWCKAAHDFVHRKVDRWKLLEDLYHNRRELNAWSGAPVPSTQSRVGLGKRSTPGKDRWQADIVVSPSYIVDNWTDRAYQAIFNGPEWLTILPKDRQVTVSDDIQFPTSYKLQELLLSRLEEGRIHIRIYEALQQLILYGTVYAKIFWYSKGVTRCQWFHQSLEVVENREKIYDCPVIQVIPLDRMLLDWSATHNDVQRHSGIGHRVDKTYEYVVDQFEKGVYNFNRDEFDARWKKAAQENARSDSELAHDPDSDYLEGDEIRKLTLWEWHGSVPTKDGPKECVCTLITERGSDTPEDGILVRVTEGPVLWSGMRPFVSAQYTPLPGPLGMGAVESNLDLIHSISQFVSQSQDNARLTANSQLIVRRGSSAARQISTDSDVVYPGKVWTVDDPADIQPFPPLHFPQQEVNFLIEYLNDLLEKRTGITETTLGTLGGAKTATEAHILQQAGMASFGTRTDLFARSFLEPLGSIALSMLQQFLLDDQTITVRNAAGKDVPLVVSAAEIQSGGYKVVATLTRQDASRIAKAQSIERVLPTLVRFQPVLAQEGIQISFSEMIKRYLELLGIDGTERVLTRLPAEATERIMSEAGETSAGGVNREQGRPHGLVERGGPMGDEPTDANAVAQLLQMQSLSATA from the coding sequence TTGAACCCGACCCGGAAACAAGACGAAATTTTCGAATACGTAACGTCCTGGTGCAAAGCTGCGCATGATTTTGTGCATCGCAAGGTCGATCGCTGGAAGCTGCTCGAAGACCTGTACCATAACCGCCGGGAGTTAAATGCGTGGAGCGGTGCACCGGTCCCTTCTACTCAGAGTCGTGTCGGGCTGGGCAAGCGCAGCACTCCGGGAAAGGATCGCTGGCAGGCCGACATAGTCGTTTCTCCCTCCTATATTGTGGACAACTGGACGGACAGGGCGTATCAGGCAATTTTCAATGGCCCTGAATGGCTGACAATCCTTCCGAAAGACCGACAGGTTACCGTATCGGATGACATTCAGTTTCCAACTTCGTACAAGTTGCAGGAATTGCTGCTTTCGCGCCTTGAGGAAGGCCGGATTCATATAAGGATTTATGAAGCGCTCCAGCAGCTAATTCTCTACGGAACCGTGTATGCAAAGATATTCTGGTACTCCAAGGGGGTGACCAGGTGTCAGTGGTTCCATCAGTCTCTAGAAGTTGTCGAAAACAGGGAAAAGATTTACGACTGCCCCGTTATTCAGGTGATTCCTCTCGATCGAATGCTCCTGGATTGGAGCGCTACTCATAATGACGTGCAGCGACACAGTGGCATAGGCCATCGTGTGGACAAGACGTATGAGTACGTCGTCGATCAGTTTGAAAAGGGTGTGTACAATTTCAATAGAGACGAGTTCGATGCTCGATGGAAGAAAGCTGCTCAGGAAAATGCTCGGAGTGATTCCGAACTTGCCCACGATCCGGACAGCGATTACCTGGAAGGCGATGAAATCCGGAAACTGACCCTTTGGGAGTGGCACGGCTCAGTTCCTACAAAGGACGGCCCGAAAGAATGCGTATGCACCCTCATAACGGAACGTGGCTCGGACACTCCGGAAGACGGGATCCTTGTCAGAGTGACTGAAGGTCCGGTTCTCTGGTCGGGAATGCGGCCTTTTGTATCCGCTCAGTACACTCCGCTGCCGGGTCCCCTCGGCATGGGAGCCGTTGAAAGCAATTTGGATCTTATTCACTCAATTTCACAATTCGTGAGCCAATCCCAGGACAATGCGCGGCTGACGGCAAATTCGCAACTTATCGTTCGCAGAGGATCTTCCGCTGCACGGCAAATAAGTACCGATAGTGATGTGGTTTATCCCGGCAAAGTATGGACCGTCGACGATCCTGCAGATATTCAGCCTTTTCCACCTCTTCATTTCCCTCAACAGGAAGTCAATTTTCTCATTGAGTATCTGAACGATCTTCTGGAAAAGCGAACCGGGATAACGGAAACGACTCTCGGGACTCTCGGCGGTGCAAAGACAGCAACGGAAGCTCATATTCTCCAGCAAGCAGGGATGGCGTCTTTCGGAACCCGGACAGACTTGTTCGCAAGAAGTTTTCTCGAGCCTCTTGGCAGCATAGCACTCTCCATGCTGCAACAATTCCTGCTTGACGACCAGACCATCACGGTCCGAAATGCAGCGGGAAAAGACGTTCCTTTGGTGGTTTCCGCCGCGGAAATACAATCCGGAGGATACAAGGTTGTCGCTACCCTCACTCGCCAGGATGCGAGTCGAATTGCAAAGGCGCAAAGTATAGAGCGAGTCTTGCCCACTCTGGTACGTTTCCAACCGGTACTTGCACAGGAAGGAATCCAAATCTCCTTTTCAGAGATGATCAAAAGGTATCTCGAACTTCTGGGCATCGACGGCACAGAAAGAGTTCTCACTCGACTACCTGCAGAAGCGACGGAACGAATCATGTCGGAGGCTGGCGAGACTTCCGCTGGAGGTGTCAACCGGGAGCAGGGTCGTCCTCACGGATTAGTGGAACGAGGCGGTCCCATGGGAGATGAGCCGACTGACGCCAATGCTGTGGCGCAACTACTGCAAATGCAGAGTTTGTCTGCGACAGCGTAA
- a CDS encoding SU10 major capsid protein, producing MSGNVSDFLKLWTQGDAVSERKLQKFLLMGLDKVVQGKSDVLSKIPVGPSVAGPVVRWMEEWGYPSQVTAQLDGNLMTISGNLFGAAANAESARKVIRPGTILERPSDGVQVKVSSLDGLTATVAAYGNTTLSDDAQSIGWDIISEVWSDYRDASDPRSLDRVFREVGTQIHAETFEIPKTRKNTRYEIIANETEHQISALLEKLRRQLAYAVLRSRPYHDGTDFVYGNKTEEPTMCGISTWPVITQSELSNPQVFVNKNGSALTKTDLDDLARHLWLDENADYNTGDWWLVCHPLTHQYIHDFDISYRRMEKDDKNVGFSVDTFDAKIGKSFPILSDRYMRPDTLLLVNFAATSYGYFANDRMDRKEIPTQGRYQRWLISFQTYGVVVRGPRQNIGMIHGLPTS from the coding sequence ATGTCTGGTAATGTCAGTGATTTTCTTAAGCTCTGGACTCAAGGAGACGCCGTTTCCGAACGCAAGTTGCAGAAGTTCCTTCTCATGGGATTGGACAAGGTAGTCCAGGGCAAAAGTGATGTGCTCTCCAAAATACCGGTAGGCCCGTCAGTTGCGGGGCCGGTTGTCCGCTGGATGGAAGAATGGGGTTATCCCTCGCAGGTTACCGCTCAATTGGACGGCAATCTTATGACGATCTCCGGGAATCTCTTCGGAGCTGCAGCCAATGCGGAGTCTGCCCGCAAAGTAATCCGGCCGGGAACCATACTGGAAAGACCGAGTGACGGAGTGCAGGTGAAAGTGTCATCCCTTGATGGGCTGACCGCGACGGTAGCAGCGTACGGCAACACGACTCTGAGTGACGATGCCCAATCCATCGGGTGGGATATCATCTCGGAAGTGTGGTCCGATTACCGGGATGCATCCGATCCTCGATCTCTTGACAGGGTTTTTCGGGAAGTAGGAACTCAGATTCACGCGGAGACTTTTGAGATACCGAAAACTCGCAAGAACACCCGGTATGAAATCATTGCAAATGAAACCGAGCACCAGATTTCCGCTCTACTGGAAAAGCTGAGGCGTCAGCTCGCCTATGCTGTGCTCAGGTCCAGACCATATCATGACGGCACGGATTTCGTGTACGGCAACAAGACCGAAGAGCCGACTATGTGCGGCATCTCAACCTGGCCGGTGATCACGCAAAGCGAGCTTTCCAATCCGCAGGTATTCGTCAATAAGAACGGCTCCGCACTCACCAAGACCGACCTGGACGATCTCGCTCGACACTTGTGGCTCGACGAGAACGCCGATTACAATACCGGCGATTGGTGGCTGGTTTGTCATCCTTTGACGCATCAGTATATTCACGATTTTGATATTTCCTACCGTCGCATGGAAAAAGACGATAAAAATGTAGGATTCTCCGTCGATACCTTCGACGCAAAAATCGGCAAGAGTTTTCCCATTCTGTCCGACAGGTATATGCGACCCGACACCCTCCTACTCGTGAACTTTGCTGCAACGAGTTACGGGTACTTTGCAAACGACCGGATGGATCGAAAGGAAATCCCCACCCAGGGTCGATATCAGCGCTGGTTGATTTCATTCCAGACCTACGGAGTCGTTGTTCGCGGACCAAGGCAGAATATCGGCATGATTCACGGTCTTCCCACTTCATGA
- a CDS encoding DUF350 domain-containing protein encodes MPNEFKQWAIASVLSALAVSGLLWSGAWVMPEDPSGLLRYTLIRLTAVLIGMITLTGGMLFVDFITPDDWMEGIGKDPTSSAILMSAVVLVIGAILCWT; translated from the coding sequence ATGCCGAATGAGTTCAAGCAATGGGCGATTGCATCAGTGTTGAGCGCACTTGCGGTCTCGGGTTTGTTGTGGTCCGGAGCCTGGGTAATGCCGGAAGATCCTTCCGGGTTGCTGCGGTACACGCTAATACGTTTAACCGCAGTACTGATAGGAATGATCACTCTTACGGGAGGGATGTTGTTCGTCGATTTCATCACTCCCGATGACTGGATGGAAGGCATTGGAAAAGACCCAACGTCGTCGGCAATTCTCATGTCTGCTGTTGTCCTTGTTATTGGCGCTATCCTTTGCTGGACGTGA
- a CDS encoding DUF5000 domain-containing lipoprotein, whose product MGSMVSTSGLSSEAQLVASQKTGSLWVPPAYMQTSGDREVALASANHKLAIAFVPEIDFALSSLSLYVTGAGSGGSVNIALCEDDGYSLEPNGLLNGLTARVPLVMTSNNAPSPYVVTARDSNNANAEAAGFEAFKAMDGSTATDVGFRSNAAPTSFAPIYWAIDLGAGDARVINRFRFVSFSNADINVRAYPRAFTFWGSNEVSPAYNTDVGWTQLVGSTPWNFENDTGSTSARDYHVRNAAAYRHYKWKITDRNGTAAYTALGEIHLFEAENRTVPGQIIQSLGSINTGVAADVWIRHTFQPVQLWRGKRVWLVFSGEVGATARLSVRRWNTNPASMFPDGCESKENDGNTWTQSLQENKPALMNVVLNSTQNHVPQLMYGRQSGKGVYLPQTGFFDIPESGITLNCEALTAGTLFSVYLSLQEGSLRLDASETKRAVSQGVEVKSDDPSCLFLGIMYAFNHRSTFQGPIDVMDWRGVAYRGMKKIFGKWCPFAAETYEPAFTGKMWIPASGSDYKVYAALLDGSQVYLEFSVSFNSTSNFRLTTAIGMDSMAPPETCLLVPVFSSSIPARCYIKDFFSEGVHYYIPLISVESQMEQSVRYYNSFPGGLTKASLVGSIEI is encoded by the coding sequence ATGGGTAGCATGGTCTCGACCTCCGGCCTTTCTTCGGAAGCCCAACTCGTCGCTTCGCAAAAGACGGGAAGTTTATGGGTTCCTCCTGCGTACATGCAGACATCAGGCGATCGGGAAGTGGCATTGGCTTCTGCCAATCACAAACTGGCGATTGCTTTTGTTCCCGAAATCGACTTCGCTCTGAGTTCGTTGAGCCTTTACGTAACCGGCGCGGGAAGCGGTGGGTCAGTAAACATTGCCCTTTGTGAAGACGATGGATATTCTCTGGAGCCAAACGGACTTCTCAACGGACTGACTGCAAGGGTGCCGTTGGTGATGACTTCCAACAATGCGCCCTCTCCATATGTTGTCACCGCTCGGGACAGCAATAATGCCAACGCTGAAGCAGCAGGTTTTGAAGCGTTTAAGGCAATGGACGGCTCCACTGCAACTGACGTCGGATTCCGTTCAAATGCGGCTCCAACATCATTTGCACCCATTTATTGGGCTATCGATCTTGGTGCAGGCGATGCCAGGGTTATTAACAGATTTCGCTTTGTTTCCTTCAGCAATGCAGACATCAATGTAAGAGCATATCCACGAGCATTCACTTTTTGGGGCTCAAATGAAGTATCTCCAGCGTATAATACTGATGTCGGTTGGACTCAATTAGTCGGTTCCACTCCTTGGAATTTTGAGAACGATACCGGGTCCACAAGCGCTCGCGATTATCATGTCAGGAATGCGGCGGCGTATCGGCATTACAAATGGAAAATAACTGATAGAAACGGCACGGCAGCGTATACGGCTCTGGGGGAAATCCACCTCTTCGAAGCTGAAAACAGGACCGTTCCCGGTCAGATAATCCAGTCGCTGGGATCGATAAATACAGGTGTGGCTGCGGACGTCTGGATCAGGCATACGTTTCAACCGGTCCAACTCTGGCGCGGGAAGAGAGTGTGGCTGGTTTTTTCCGGTGAGGTCGGAGCGACTGCGCGATTATCCGTTCGGAGGTGGAACACGAATCCAGCATCCATGTTCCCGGACGGTTGTGAATCGAAGGAGAACGACGGAAACACATGGACTCAGTCGCTTCAGGAGAACAAGCCGGCGCTGATGAACGTGGTGTTGAATTCCACCCAGAATCACGTTCCGCAGTTGATGTACGGCAGACAGTCGGGAAAAGGCGTGTACCTGCCGCAAACCGGATTTTTCGATATCCCTGAATCCGGTATTACGCTCAACTGCGAAGCCCTGACGGCCGGTACATTGTTCAGCGTCTACCTGAGTCTCCAAGAAGGTTCGCTCCGGCTCGATGCCTCTGAAACGAAAAGAGCGGTTAGCCAGGGAGTTGAGGTGAAATCCGACGATCCATCCTGCCTTTTCCTTGGAATCATGTACGCCTTCAACCATAGGAGCACGTTTCAGGGACCCATTGATGTCATGGATTGGCGCGGAGTTGCCTATCGAGGGATGAAGAAAATCTTCGGAAAATGGTGTCCTTTTGCAGCAGAGACGTACGAACCGGCATTCACCGGCAAAATGTGGATTCCTGCTTCAGGAAGCGATTACAAAGTATATGCTGCGCTATTGGACGGTAGTCAGGTGTATTTGGAGTTTAGCGTATCGTTCAATTCTACGAGCAATTTTCGCCTCACCACTGCCATAGGCATGGATTCGATGGCTCCGCCTGAGACTTGCTTACTCGTTCCGGTCTTTTCGTCCTCAATACCTGCCAGATGCTACATTAAAGACTTCTTTTCTGAAGGCGTGCACTACTACATTCCTTTGATCTCGGTTGAATCCCAAATGGAACAGTCTGTACGCTACTACAACTCTTTTCCCGGAGGATTGACCAAAGCAAGCCTTGTGGGAAGCATCGAAATCTGA
- a CDS encoding Kelch repeat-containing protein: protein MPGRAGSDFDPMTGRGFAVAQEPYNVINLFDWTGGIQDRRKNPLAYPLNALTRGENVDITDGGLRTRRGMSVTHSDNSIPNGPIRFIRQIRFPTNESSYLLVQSSHSLGREFTKSSPFPGVRHSHSAVWDAENGRMIVFGGASERDLCNDLWTFTPETGQWLQLNPTGNPPTPRSGHTAVLDPSSGRMYVFGGREYTGDYLNDTHYYDMYSNSWQELEVTGSIPPGRSDHTAVLWGNAIVVAGGRYSGNTWSLTTHYVLSLDTAEWQSLSGSVPPDQFVPSVCGHAAVRMNDIMYVIAGCKNLEQNINEVWALDLNAGSWSRKTNIPQSLDGLVSHRAVICGGSIICCGGVSNEIHDFADTYLVYDIATDRWSSPELGADPGRRLRHSAVTSDDGKLIIFGGIQQQDPQVLLGDLWYATQLCTPESGGLGLADSGLYASSSHLPTSDAQFAHIYALPETAGVVSVAVLGDRAIVTEGIEEVPLVFLGGLSDDGSDWAFPLRAFVSYDGIESHEISQYVLDSDTQVSADVGGIRSWGHIFICCDVPRVSGFYIEMNAPNEGNPDSSFDNLLCTDLSQIDETTGLPANIEFEDLKSRINYWVADGIRTGHFERRQNLKALGAIDNGDGTVGIPCENHGFLEGDEILLQGTAHYDNTYVLPNQLLGNEDVFVITREYVAETFSSSDLARMRITLGCGNIAEYVESALLVSLEGDSAEHSITSIKNDGAGDNDVTLSSVAETGKVTKIYGLRISGGYLTIRNSTESAWNTIWDRTEAVSASTTSFGAMSLRIVVSGAELSAGVDRYVKLTFRAGSEAISIRKASIVERSGNSANGIRTPTPITFQNRSTRWINLNAGQSVTCDGFAFQIDPAKDYLICLDVNSSLKEVQTLIFHPEPPNGLPSLYPLGERVYTYWRSGYFASVPGTGYYWAIPPNTPDKLGPYRTSRSSMNLEYSPGEFNFGPFNSADGIKFAENVDFAPITFVEGVVPGLIKIEASTVTGIVPSQLFTAVTKDDLALPVDGVDSFNSMWATIAGDQGLLCVAFSWKSNVFSVFDMVNPDPDNWHWKEIVKEDSGTWQYKNASGSWQTAQENTVLRALKQAFGIAANRQSTAQLAAMTSEHFTRSGGFVPGSTTHLGFAVGLEQVEGVVPQIRNLLVSAVDYGPHIVEAWKGATWQTGAGWDDNTRVGSTSLAQTGTITYRGNEPGYFEADYHVFDGIPGFWFRIKCSATSPGCSITRIKYRAPCQPLRNIGDGKADSPLGFVVVEGETAKVTDYTVEVSDYTETEDSAASIPLKVGDFLYIGYLTRFNEISLNIIEPNTEIATLSAEYWNGLVWSALNATDASNSGEATLSRSGKIIWHLPTDWRQNIAAPGLYRGYWIRLSASADLSASTAISECRVCSVPDALVKHKYAAVFQNRVALAGRPDALDQIDITAPLQEYAFTGYDTFSYRVGGMDGISSLVSAWNSLLIGKATSFHQLRSITGSESDVESIEAARHVPVNAHVVVKAPAGGFGEGDRYALFFINRYGAFVSTGLHVDAIWNTGRGSNASELLTWWDGTSLPRLDLENLHIAWGEYWPEKNWVMWTVPMIVSGEGPQTTNNRLIVFDLSLQAWLPPFTLSLSSLATAAHYSASAPGKIGSLGLYAGDYKGRVLRLFGPNDLNDAGEEITAWVETGWFHFGSPEYRKILRLLSLYGKCKTGPITVSVYCDGEVTPRFNVQFHDLSEIGGKMFALEQEAQNVQGRFYKFRISFTGPTDIYGLQLGLSLIREWGA, encoded by the coding sequence ATGCCCGGAAGAGCCGGATCGGATTTCGATCCCATGACAGGAAGGGGATTTGCAGTGGCTCAGGAGCCGTATAACGTTATCAATCTCTTCGATTGGACTGGCGGTATCCAGGATCGACGAAAAAACCCTCTTGCGTATCCGCTCAACGCACTCACCAGGGGTGAAAACGTCGACATTACCGATGGTGGCTTGAGAACCCGACGAGGAATGAGTGTCACTCATTCCGATAATTCCATACCTAACGGGCCCATTCGATTCATCAGGCAGATACGCTTCCCGACGAATGAGTCTTCGTACTTGCTGGTGCAGTCGAGTCACAGTCTCGGCAGGGAATTCACAAAATCAAGCCCGTTTCCTGGAGTTCGGCACAGCCATTCTGCAGTCTGGGATGCAGAGAACGGGCGCATGATCGTATTCGGTGGAGCATCCGAAAGGGATTTATGCAACGATTTGTGGACCTTTACTCCTGAAACCGGACAATGGCTCCAATTGAACCCTACAGGCAATCCGCCAACCCCAAGGTCAGGTCATACCGCTGTTCTGGATCCTTCTTCCGGCAGGATGTACGTTTTTGGAGGTCGTGAATATACAGGCGACTATCTTAACGACACGCATTATTACGATATGTATTCAAATAGTTGGCAGGAATTGGAAGTCACCGGTTCAATTCCTCCCGGTCGTTCAGATCACACCGCAGTCCTCTGGGGTAATGCTATTGTAGTCGCTGGTGGCAGATACAGTGGTAACACGTGGTCTCTTACTACTCATTACGTCTTGTCGCTGGATACAGCCGAATGGCAGTCGCTTTCAGGATCGGTGCCTCCCGACCAGTTTGTTCCAAGCGTTTGCGGACATGCAGCAGTCCGGATGAATGATATTATGTACGTCATTGCTGGATGCAAGAATCTGGAGCAGAACATAAATGAGGTCTGGGCACTCGATCTAAATGCTGGTTCATGGAGTCGGAAGACGAATATTCCTCAATCTTTGGACGGATTGGTGTCTCACAGGGCGGTGATCTGCGGTGGAAGTATCATCTGCTGTGGAGGCGTGAGCAATGAGATACACGATTTTGCAGACACGTACCTGGTATACGACATTGCAACCGACAGGTGGAGTTCTCCGGAACTCGGGGCCGACCCGGGACGCCGTTTGCGGCATTCTGCAGTAACATCCGACGATGGGAAGCTCATAATATTCGGGGGGATTCAGCAGCAAGATCCGCAGGTGCTCCTCGGGGATCTCTGGTATGCCACGCAATTGTGCACTCCAGAATCAGGGGGATTGGGCCTGGCGGATTCAGGTCTCTATGCTTCTTCCAGTCATTTACCTACTTCAGATGCTCAGTTTGCACATATTTATGCTCTTCCGGAAACAGCCGGAGTGGTGAGCGTCGCTGTTCTCGGTGATCGCGCGATCGTCACCGAGGGCATCGAAGAGGTGCCTCTGGTGTTTCTCGGTGGGTTGTCCGACGATGGGAGCGACTGGGCATTTCCTTTGCGGGCTTTCGTGAGTTACGACGGGATCGAATCCCACGAGATCAGCCAGTACGTCCTCGATAGCGACACGCAGGTTTCTGCAGATGTAGGGGGAATCAGATCGTGGGGGCATATCTTTATTTGCTGCGATGTCCCCCGAGTATCAGGTTTTTACATCGAAATGAATGCTCCCAACGAGGGCAATCCGGACAGTTCTTTCGATAATTTGCTGTGCACAGATCTGTCTCAAATAGATGAAACGACCGGATTACCTGCCAATATCGAATTCGAGGACCTCAAATCTCGCATAAATTATTGGGTCGCAGACGGCATAAGAACGGGTCACTTTGAAAGACGGCAAAACCTCAAAGCTCTTGGCGCAATTGACAATGGAGATGGAACAGTCGGAATTCCTTGCGAAAACCATGGTTTTCTCGAAGGCGACGAAATCTTACTGCAAGGTACTGCACACTACGATAATACGTATGTCCTACCGAATCAACTGCTCGGTAATGAAGACGTATTTGTAATAACCCGAGAGTATGTTGCGGAAACTTTTTCGTCTTCAGACCTGGCGAGAATGAGAATCACACTTGGATGTGGCAACATTGCCGAGTATGTGGAATCGGCATTGCTTGTGTCCCTGGAAGGCGATTCTGCTGAGCACTCGATTACGTCCATTAAGAATGACGGAGCGGGAGATAATGATGTTACCTTGAGTTCTGTCGCAGAAACTGGAAAAGTAACGAAAATTTACGGGCTGAGAATATCCGGCGGATATCTTACGATCCGCAATTCTACGGAATCGGCCTGGAATACAATCTGGGACCGGACTGAGGCTGTCTCGGCAAGCACGACCTCTTTTGGAGCAATGTCTCTCCGCATAGTGGTGAGCGGTGCGGAGCTTTCCGCTGGAGTGGACCGGTACGTGAAATTGACTTTCCGGGCAGGGTCGGAAGCAATTTCGATACGGAAAGCGTCCATTGTCGAGCGCTCCGGGAATTCCGCCAACGGAATCCGAACTCCCACTCCGATCACGTTTCAAAACCGATCCACCCGGTGGATAAACCTGAATGCCGGGCAATCGGTGACGTGCGACGGTTTTGCTTTTCAGATCGATCCTGCAAAAGACTACCTCATTTGTCTCGATGTGAACAGCAGCTTGAAAGAAGTACAGACGCTGATATTCCATCCTGAGCCTCCCAATGGGCTCCCGAGTCTCTATCCTCTCGGAGAGAGGGTATATACGTACTGGAGATCGGGGTACTTCGCCTCTGTTCCAGGAACGGGTTATTACTGGGCAATTCCTCCAAATACCCCTGACAAGCTCGGACCGTACCGGACAAGTCGCTCTTCTATGAATCTTGAGTATTCTCCGGGAGAGTTCAATTTCGGTCCATTCAACTCCGCAGACGGAATCAAATTTGCGGAAAATGTAGATTTTGCGCCAATAACATTTGTTGAGGGTGTCGTTCCCGGTCTTATTAAGATCGAAGCGTCCACAGTAACGGGAATCGTTCCCTCGCAACTGTTCACTGCAGTCACGAAAGACGATCTGGCGTTGCCGGTGGACGGAGTGGATTCCTTTAACTCTATGTGGGCAACGATCGCAGGTGACCAAGGACTGCTGTGCGTAGCGTTTTCCTGGAAATCGAATGTATTCAGCGTGTTTGACATGGTCAATCCGGATCCTGACAACTGGCATTGGAAAGAAATTGTCAAGGAGGACTCCGGAACGTGGCAATACAAGAACGCTTCCGGAAGCTGGCAGACAGCTCAGGAGAATACGGTTTTGAGAGCGCTCAAGCAGGCTTTCGGAATCGCTGCAAACCGCCAGAGCACAGCCCAGCTTGCAGCCATGACTTCAGAGCACTTCACCAGATCAGGCGGTTTTGTTCCGGGAAGCACGACGCATCTGGGATTTGCGGTCGGGCTGGAGCAGGTTGAAGGAGTCGTGCCGCAGATACGCAACCTTCTGGTGTCGGCCGTGGATTACGGTCCACATATTGTGGAAGCTTGGAAAGGAGCCACTTGGCAAACCGGCGCGGGCTGGGACGATAATACTCGAGTGGGCAGTACGAGCCTCGCGCAAACCGGAACAATAACGTACAGGGGCAATGAGCCGGGCTATTTCGAAGCCGATTACCACGTGTTTGACGGAATTCCGGGATTTTGGTTCAGAATCAAATGTTCTGCCACGTCTCCGGGGTGCAGCATTACGAGAATAAAATACAGAGCTCCATGCCAACCACTCAGGAACATCGGCGACGGCAAGGCTGACAGTCCTCTCGGGTTTGTTGTCGTGGAGGGAGAGACGGCCAAAGTCACAGACTACACTGTCGAAGTGAGCGACTACACGGAGACCGAGGATTCCGCAGCTTCAATTCCCCTGAAAGTAGGCGACTTCCTCTATATCGGTTACCTGACACGCTTTAACGAGATAAGTCTGAACATTATCGAACCCAATACTGAAATCGCTACGCTCTCGGCAGAGTATTGGAATGGACTAGTCTGGTCAGCATTGAATGCCACGGATGCGTCGAACTCAGGCGAAGCGACTCTGTCCAGGAGCGGCAAAATCATATGGCATCTACCGACTGACTGGCGGCAAAATATTGCTGCGCCCGGATTGTACCGGGGTTATTGGATCAGACTCTCGGCCTCGGCGGATCTTTCAGCTTCCACTGCAATTTCCGAGTGTCGAGTCTGCAGCGTCCCTGATGCTCTGGTGAAGCACAAATATGCAGCCGTTTTTCAGAACAGGGTCGCTCTCGCGGGAAGGCCGGACGCTCTCGATCAAATAGACATTACAGCTCCGCTCCAGGAGTACGCATTCACGGGCTACGATACGTTCAGTTATCGAGTTGGCGGCATGGACGGAATCTCGAGTCTTGTGTCAGCATGGAATAGCTTGCTCATCGGAAAGGCAACTTCCTTTCATCAGCTCAGAAGCATCACCGGGAGCGAGTCCGATGTGGAATCAATCGAAGCGGCCCGGCACGTTCCGGTGAATGCACATGTAGTCGTGAAAGCTCCGGCCGGTGGATTCGGAGAAGGCGATCGATACGCCCTGTTCTTCATCAATCGTTACGGAGCGTTCGTCAGCACCGGACTCCATGTTGACGCAATCTGGAACACCGGGAGAGGGAGCAATGCTTCGGAACTCCTCACCTGGTGGGACGGTACTTCTCTCCCTCGTCTCGATCTAGAAAATCTGCACATCGCTTGGGGTGAGTACTGGCCTGAAAAGAATTGGGTGATGTGGACAGTACCCATGATCGTGAGCGGTGAAGGTCCCCAGACCACAAACAATCGCTTGATCGTATTCGACCTGTCGCTTCAAGCTTGGTTGCCTCCATTCACTCTGAGCCTGTCGTCCCTCGCAACTGCTGCTCACTACAGCGCTTCTGCACCTGGAAAGATCGGTTCATTGGGGCTCTATGCAGGTGACTACAAAGGAAGGGTTCTGAGGCTTTTCGGACCGAACGACTTGAATGACGCTGGCGAGGAAATTACTGCCTGGGTAGAAACAGGATGGTTTCATTTCGGTTCGCCGGAGTACAGAAAAATCCTGAGACTACTCTCGTTATACGGGAAATGCAAAACAGGTCCCATAACCGTTTCCGTCTATTGCGATGGAGAGGTGACTCCCCGATTCAATGTACAATTCCATGATCTGTCCGAGATCGGCGGAAAGATGTTTGCGCTGGAACAGGAAGCCCAGAATGTTCAAGGCAGATTCTACAAGTTCCGCATCTCATTCACAGGACCGACAGACATATACGGGCTGCAACTCGGGTTGTCGCTAATTCGAGAATGGGGCGCCTGA